The Clostridioides sp. ES-S-0010-02 genome window below encodes:
- a CDS encoding AI-2E family transporter, with amino-acid sequence MKINWNTKYTTIAIYTFIISACSIIFYLISSQIDVFSNNLDIMFTTLQPFIIGFAIAYLLNFILKFYEERLFIKSEKLKSLKQKSKRGLGLLLTYATAALILYLFMQFVLPQVIESIVGLANDIPMYVNNATKLLDKLMTDLNLDEQYFNLAVDKWNEFVTYIIKFVTDLIPILGNMLKDIASSIWNIVLGLIVSVYLLIDKEKFYGLSKKITYALFTETQAAKILELTHRSNYTFGRFLGGKILDSFIIGILTFVILTVVKMPYTLLISVIIGITNIIPFFGPLFGAIPSTIIVMFVSPIQALWLLLIILIIQQIDGNIIGPKILGDSIGISAFWILFSLLVAGKLLGFVGMVIGVPLFAVIYSIIKDIIEGKLDKKGLPTDTSDYM; translated from the coding sequence ATGAAAATTAATTGGAATACAAAGTACACGACAATAGCAATTTATACGTTTATAATATCTGCTTGTAGTATTATATTCTATCTTATATCATCACAAATTGATGTATTCTCCAACAATTTAGATATTATGTTTACAACATTACAGCCATTTATAATAGGGTTTGCTATTGCATATCTTCTGAATTTTATTTTGAAATTTTATGAAGAAAGACTTTTTATCAAAAGTGAAAAATTAAAAAGCCTAAAACAAAAATCAAAAAGAGGATTGGGTCTTTTATTAACATATGCAACAGCTGCATTGATACTTTACTTATTTATGCAATTCGTATTACCTCAAGTAATTGAGAGTATTGTTGGATTAGCAAATGATATACCTATGTATGTAAACAACGCAACTAAGCTTCTTGATAAATTAATGACTGATTTAAATCTTGATGAACAATACTTTAATTTAGCAGTAGATAAATGGAATGAATTTGTCACATACATTATAAAATTTGTAACAGATTTAATACCAATATTAGGAAATATGTTGAAGGATATAGCTTCTAGTATATGGAATATTGTACTAGGATTGATTGTTTCAGTATATTTGCTAATTGATAAAGAAAAATTCTATGGATTAAGTAAAAAAATAACTTATGCACTTTTTACAGAAACACAAGCTGCTAAAATTCTAGAATTAACTCACAGAAGTAACTATACATTTGGTAGATTTTTAGGTGGTAAGATACTAGATTCATTTATTATAGGTATTTTAACATTTGTAATACTTACAGTGGTAAAAATGCCATATACATTATTAATATCAGTAATAATTGGTATTACAAATATTATTCCATTCTTTGGACCACTGTTTGGAGCAATACCATCTACAATAATAGTAATGTTTGTTTCTCCAATACAAGCACTATGGTTATTGTTAATTATATTAATAATACAACAAATAGATGGAAATATTATAGGACCTAAAATACTTGGAGACTCAATTGGGATATCTGCATTTTGGATTTTATTCTCATTGTTGGTTGCAGGTAAATTATTAGGCTTTGTTGGAATGGTAATAGGAGTTCCTCTATTTGCAGTAATTTATTCTATAATTAAAGATATTATTGAGGGTAAATTAGATAAAAAAGGATTACCAACAGATACTTCTGATTATATGTAG
- a CDS encoding esterase family protein — protein sequence MAFIECKFKSKYTGGETDIIVVLPIANGKELFTGKEIYDFEDKFKTLYLFHGLEDDQSSWIRYTNVEHYAKSKNIALVIPRVETSFYTDMLYGHKYFTFVSEELPRFVRAIFPLSDKREDNFVAGMSMGGYGALKLALSKPNEFSAVASFSGSPDMIHELENQQIETNADILFHDFGKPEDARNSENDLLYILKNLKESNKDIPKIYQFCGDRDFLYKNNQTFKKYAESLDVDIVYEECVGGHEWRLWDLWIKKFIDAIG from the coding sequence GTGGCATTTATAGAATGTAAATTTAAATCAAAATATACAGGAGGAGAGACTGATATAATCGTAGTTTTACCTATAGCAAATGGAAAAGAACTATTTACTGGCAAAGAGATATATGACTTTGAAGATAAGTTTAAAACATTGTACTTATTTCATGGGCTAGAAGATGACCAAAGTTCATGGATTAGATACACTAATGTAGAACATTATGCCAAAAGCAAAAATATAGCTTTAGTAATACCAAGGGTAGAAACTAGTTTTTACACAGATATGTTATATGGACATAAATATTTCACCTTTGTAAGTGAAGAGTTACCTAGATTTGTTAGAGCTATATTTCCTTTATCAGATAAGAGAGAAGATAATTTTGTAGCTGGAATGTCTATGGGAGGGTATGGCGCTTTAAAATTAGCACTTTCAAAACCAAATGAATTTTCAGCAGTAGCAAGTTTTTCTGGTTCACCTGATATGATTCATGAGTTGGAAAATCAGCAAATAGAAACAAATGCTGATATTCTATTCCATGACTTTGGGAAACCAGAAGATGCTAGAAATAGTGAGAATGATTTACTTTACATACTTAAGAATCTTAAAGAGAGTAATAAAGATATTCCTAAAATTTATCAATTTTGTGGTGATAGGGATTTTTTATATAAGAATAATCAAACCTTTAAAAAATATGCAGAATCTTTAGATGTTGATATTGTATATGAAGAGTGTGTTGGTGGTCATGAATGGCGTCTATGGGATTTATGGATAAAGAAATTTATAGATGCAATTGGATAA
- a CDS encoding TetR/AcrR family transcriptional regulator, whose product MSKSEKGKETKASIISAARELFFEQGYHKTTTRQIAERANINLGLISYYFSSKSEIGAIIYEDIRDEMQSLIYNYHEEGTMMMFFLAMNADLCFLLKNEAYRNFYLDIAYEEAILSYQRSVTEMVMKRYVNEKESIEHDELILSCIGILAMKPEIIRVYTSHKYDISYQSVIKYFTKQFLINLGHSTDLCEDILEELSKYYIDIVDNFTPIITRIRT is encoded by the coding sequence ATGTCAAAATCAGAAAAAGGTAAGGAAACAAAAGCTAGTATTATAAGTGCTGCTAGAGAATTATTTTTTGAACAAGGTTATCACAAGACAACCACTAGGCAAATTGCAGAAAGAGCCAATATAAATTTAGGCTTAATAAGTTATTATTTCTCAAGTAAAAGTGAAATAGGAGCTATAATATATGAAGATATAAGGGATGAAATGCAATCTTTAATCTATAATTATCATGAAGAAGGTACAATGATGATGTTCTTTCTTGCTATGAATGCTGACCTTTGTTTTCTTTTAAAAAATGAAGCGTATAGAAACTTTTATTTGGATATAGCTTATGAGGAAGCTATTTTAAGCTATCAACGAAGTGTAACTGAAATGGTCATGAAAAGATATGTTAATGAAAAAGAATCTATAGAACATGACGAATTGATACTTTCCTGTATTGGTATACTCGCTATGAAACCTGAGATAATTAGGGTCTATACTTCACATAAATATGATATATCTTATCAATCTGTAATAAAATATTTTACAAAACAGTTTCTAATTAACCTTGGTCACAGCACTGATTTATGCGAAGATATTTTAGAAGAATTGAGTAAATACTATATAGATATAGTTGATAATTTTACGCCAATAATAACTCGCATAAGAACTTAA
- a CDS encoding sodium:solute symporter family protein: protein MLLLIATCAVYIWIGFYFSKKVKTASDFLIAGRNLPLPILAATIAATSFGGGCLVGGVQWGAERGLWVGMYSTIGAALACFVNAFFAGKLRSLSCDITPADYIETRYGHSIFLRAYQCLVTPISILAIMGSQLISFGSVSTAFGIPYDIAVIVGVIVIIIYTYASGMWGVAVSAFIQLAICVVFLPIVAYISLKLVGDNPLLMLQSMVKEPFFPGNKSLSDFMYTVLPLVLGSIFSYESFLRYQCADNAKNAVKSSVIAGFILLFLAFPIGIIGAIGGSLFPNISSVQVLPQMISTTLPPLVSVLFLAAILAAIMSTADSLMTSMSAIISRDIYNKLLHPNIEFNDLKNTLKYSQIASALTAIIGAIIALKFDSLLELLFWPAPLCTGVIFAPFVIGLSWKGATKKGAICAVIVSAILAFLNMIGLLTVFDRILVPIIGGSVTIFIVSKFSKKD, encoded by the coding sequence ATGTTACTTTTAATTGCTACATGTGCAGTGTACATATGGATTGGCTTTTATTTTTCTAAAAAAGTTAAAACAGCATCCGATTTCCTAATTGCGGGTAGAAATCTTCCTTTACCCATACTTGCCGCAACTATTGCTGCTACGTCTTTTGGAGGAGGATGTTTGGTTGGTGGAGTTCAATGGGGAGCTGAAAGAGGACTATGGGTTGGTATGTACTCTACTATAGGTGCGGCTTTAGCTTGTTTTGTAAATGCGTTTTTTGCAGGAAAATTAAGAAGCTTATCATGTGATATAACACCTGCTGACTATATTGAAACTAGATATGGTCATAGTATATTCTTAAGAGCTTATCAATGTCTTGTAACACCAATATCAATATTAGCTATTATGGGCAGTCAACTAATATCTTTTGGTTCTGTATCTACTGCATTTGGTATCCCTTATGATATAGCTGTAATTGTAGGAGTCATAGTAATCATTATATATACTTATGCATCAGGAATGTGGGGAGTTGCAGTATCAGCATTTATTCAACTTGCTATTTGTGTAGTATTTTTGCCAATAGTAGCTTATATAAGCTTAAAATTAGTTGGCGACAATCCTTTACTTATGTTACAATCAATGGTAAAAGAACCATTCTTCCCAGGAAATAAGTCGCTTAGTGATTTTATGTATACAGTTTTACCATTGGTTTTAGGCTCAATATTTTCTTATGAAAGTTTTTTGAGATACCAATGTGCTGATAATGCTAAAAATGCAGTTAAAAGCAGTGTTATTGCAGGATTTATACTATTATTTCTTGCTTTCCCTATAGGCATAATTGGAGCTATTGGTGGTAGTTTATTTCCAAACATATCATCTGTTCAGGTTTTACCTCAAATGATATCAACAACTCTACCTCCTTTAGTTTCTGTATTATTCTTAGCTGCTATATTAGCTGCAATAATGTCCACTGCTGACTCATTAATGACCTCAATGAGTGCCATAATATCGAGAGATATTTATAATAAATTATTACATCCTAATATAGAGTTTAATGATTTAAAAAATACTCTTAAATACTCTCAAATCGCCTCAGCTTTAACAGCTATAATAGGAGCAATTATAGCACTCAAGTTTGACAGTTTATTAGAACTATTATTTTGGCCAGCACCATTATGTACAGGTGTGATATTTGCACCATTTGTCATTGGTCTTTCCTGGAAAGGTGCTACAAAAAAAGGAGCTATCTGTGCTGTCATAGTAAGTGCAATATTAGCATTTTTAAATATGATTGGCCTCCTTACTGTCTTTGACAGAATTTTAGTACCTATAATAGGTGGTTCGGTTACGATATTTATAGTTAGTAAATTTTCAAAAAAAGATTGA
- a CDS encoding MFS transporter yields MSSQESKPKGNLISNFRDDMRDPKKRAVYTYSGSINLAYNFIGYFVSTVTNIFLTDVAKLGVIMAGGMQIIQSFIKMAVAPITGTVFDKQPFKKGKYYPWLRYTPAALALTYGVFFIVPLMKISPTLLLPLMTALLLIASCAQQVVFTIIYAIYPVVTKTPRDRVIGSTTTNIFKEVGKFLVGFSYPLLLVLFADVLGGEGMGYLGTYLFFAVGCLLVFWFSSTEIIKSGAEAEVLQKEEKPKIKASEMLKALFTNVPLMMAFCLEFLICIRSIGLGPLAPYYFKYVIEDERGLAVFLAIMPLVSVGFMFFAPVFIRICKEQKLASIISFSICALCHLLVAWTPWGRTTLGVTMLLAIGGGFSNVVSIINLNFFAGSCDYGHWKSGKDLPGLSMSLYPVAIQVGVLLATTIRTILMNSMGYQADMVVTAAVKTGFINMISYSMAIPLIIAVVIAILYPVSDKKLNQIREELNQRNA; encoded by the coding sequence GTGAGTAGTCAAGAAAGCAAACCAAAAGGAAACCTTATATCAAACTTTAGAGATGATATGAGAGACCCTAAAAAGAGAGCAGTATACACTTACTCAGGTTCTATAAATTTGGCATATAATTTTATAGGCTACTTTGTATCAACAGTAACAAACATATTTTTAACTGATGTAGCAAAGCTTGGGGTAATTATGGCAGGTGGTATGCAAATAATACAATCTTTCATAAAGATGGCTGTGGCTCCAATAACAGGGACTGTATTTGACAAACAACCATTTAAAAAAGGAAAATATTATCCTTGGCTTAGATATACACCAGCAGCATTAGCACTAACATATGGAGTATTTTTCATAGTTCCATTAATGAAAATAAGCCCAACATTACTTTTACCTTTAATGACAGCATTATTGTTAATAGCATCTTGTGCTCAGCAAGTAGTTTTCACTATAATCTATGCTATTTACCCTGTGGTTACTAAAACACCTAGAGACAGAGTTATAGGTTCGACTACTACAAATATATTCAAAGAAGTTGGAAAATTTTTAGTAGGTTTTTCATATCCGTTATTATTAGTTTTATTTGCAGATGTACTAGGTGGAGAAGGAATGGGTTATTTAGGTACTTATCTATTCTTTGCAGTAGGATGTCTTCTAGTATTTTGGTTTTCTTCAACAGAGATAATAAAGTCTGGAGCAGAAGCTGAAGTACTTCAAAAAGAAGAAAAACCAAAAATTAAAGCAAGTGAAATGCTAAAAGCTTTATTTACTAATGTACCACTTATGATGGCATTCTGTTTAGAGTTTCTTATATGCATAAGATCTATAGGGCTAGGACCTTTAGCTCCTTATTACTTTAAGTATGTAATAGAAGATGAACGTGGATTAGCAGTATTTTTAGCAATAATGCCTTTGGTAAGTGTAGGCTTTATGTTTTTCGCACCAGTATTTATAAGAATTTGTAAAGAACAAAAATTAGCTTCAATAATTTCTTTCTCTATATGTGCATTATGTCACTTGTTAGTTGCATGGACTCCTTGGGGGAGAACAACTTTAGGTGTAACTATGTTATTGGCAATTGGTGGAGGTTTCTCAAATGTAGTATCAATAATAAATCTTAACTTCTTTGCTGGTTCTTGTGATTATGGACATTGGAAATCAGGAAAAGATTTACCAGGTTTAAGTATGTCACTATATCCAGTTGCAATACAAGTAGGTGTATTACTTGCGACTACTATAAGAACAATTTTAATGAATTCAATGGGATATCAAGCTGATATGGTAGTTACAGCAGCAGTTAAAACAGGTTTTATAAATATGATTTCTTACTCTATGGCAATACCTTTAATAATAGCTGTTGTTATAGCAATCTTATATCCAGTAAGTGATAAAAAATTAAATCAAATAAGAGAAGAATTAAATCAAAGAAACGCTTAA
- a CDS encoding histidinol-phosphate transaminase, with protein sequence MIEKLLRNTVKELHQYVPGEPIEKVKEKYGVKEIIKLASNENPLGPSPKAMEAMIEMLKQGQLYPEPEANELRRKLAEKLNLKAENFIVANGADNVITLIGEAFINRGDEVIYCDPTFPSYRTATVKNEGIPVEVPLTEDYKYDLQGILDKITDKTKLICVCNPNNPTGTIVDDKELEEFLKKVPENIITILDEAYIEFLTVPNYVDGLKYVRENYNVIVTRTFSKIYGLAGLRVGYGIAKDEIIRTLFTVKEPFSANRVAISGATAALDDDEFIKETYELNRVGMDYFKDEFTKMGFDVVDSQSNFLYVDMKTDIPKLFEDLKQRGFVIRPNATHARVSIGTMEENKKFVAVLKEILNLKEEPSIG encoded by the coding sequence ATGATAGAAAAATTATTGAGAAATACAGTAAAAGAATTACATCAATATGTTCCAGGTGAACCAATAGAAAAAGTAAAAGAAAAATATGGTGTAAAAGAAATAATAAAACTAGCTTCAAATGAAAATCCTCTAGGACCATCACCAAAAGCAATGGAAGCTATGATTGAAATGTTAAAACAAGGTCAACTTTATCCAGAGCCAGAAGCTAATGAACTTAGAAGAAAATTAGCTGAAAAATTGAATCTAAAAGCAGAAAATTTCATTGTTGCTAATGGAGCAGATAACGTTATCACGCTAATAGGTGAAGCTTTTATAAATAGAGGGGATGAAGTTATATACTGTGACCCAACATTCCCGTCTTATAGAACAGCAACTGTTAAAAATGAAGGAATACCAGTAGAGGTACCTTTAACAGAGGATTATAAGTATGATTTACAAGGTATATTAGATAAGATTACAGATAAAACAAAGTTAATATGTGTATGTAATCCTAATAATCCAACAGGAACAATTGTAGATGATAAAGAATTGGAAGAATTTTTAAAGAAAGTCCCTGAAAATATTATAACTATATTAGATGAAGCATATATAGAATTTTTAACAGTACCTAATTATGTGGATGGGCTTAAATATGTAAGAGAAAATTACAATGTTATAGTGACAAGAACTTTCTCTAAAATATATGGTCTTGCAGGACTTAGAGTAGGGTATGGTATTGCTAAAGATGAGATAATAAGAACTTTATTTACCGTAAAAGAACCTTTCTCTGCTAATCGTGTTGCGATAAGTGGAGCAACAGCAGCACTTGATGATGATGAATTTATAAAGGAGACATATGAGTTAAATAGAGTTGGAATGGATTATTTCAAAGACGAGTTCACAAAAATGGGATTTGATGTTGTAGATTCACAATCAAACTTCCTTTATGTAGATATGAAAACAGATATACCTAAGCTATTTGAAGACTTAAAACAAAGAGGTTTTGTAATAAGACCAAATGCTACACATGCACGTGTAAGTATTGGAACTATGGAAGAAAACAAGAAATTTGTAGCAGTTTTAAAAGAAATATTAAATCTTAAGGAAGAGCCAAGTATTGGCTAA
- a CDS encoding 4Fe-4S binding protein has translation MSLKINAERCKSCEYCVISCKKGALKISDNINTEGYTHVEVDESKCILCGICYQVCPDNVFEIIKEEACQEA, from the coding sequence ATGAGTTTAAAAATAAACGCAGAGAGATGTAAAAGTTGTGAATACTGCGTTATATCTTGTAAAAAAGGAGCATTAAAAATATCCGATAATATAAACACAGAAGGATATACTCATGTAGAAGTCGATGAAAGCAAATGCATACTTTGTGGAATCTGCTATCAAGTATGTCCAGATAATGTATTTGAAATAATTAAAGAAGAAGCATGTCAAGAGGCTTAA
- the vorB gene encoding 3-methyl-2-oxobutanoate dehydrogenase subunit VorB, producing the protein MKKMWKGNHAIAEAALRGGCEFYAGYPITPQTEVMEFLSHRMSELGRTFIQSENEMAAIYMVYGAYASGMRSMTSSSGPGISLKQEGISYLCANHYPCVIVNVQRWGPGLGSLDSAQTDYLRDTRGGGNGDYHLIVYAPNSIQETVDLMYNSFDVAEKYRVPVEILTEAALGQMMEPVEFPEFKKREEDLGWTYDGSNRDHAKVPDNQKPAFCMEKRMKITENEQQWEDYQVEDAEYVFVAFGIPSRTTMNAVRRLREQGEKVGIIRPITVWPFPYKAFEKVNKDVKGFISVESTDTGQLVEDVALASKKICKENVPVYGLFSGNHIPKTLQVMDTYSKIKSGEIKEVF; encoded by the coding sequence ATGAAAAAAATGTGGAAGGGGAATCACGCCATTGCAGAAGCAGCTCTAAGAGGTGGTTGTGAGTTTTATGCAGGATATCCAATTACACCACAAACAGAGGTAATGGAATTTTTATCACATAGAATGTCTGAACTTGGAAGAACTTTTATACAATCTGAAAATGAAATGGCTGCTATATATATGGTATATGGAGCATATGCAAGTGGAATGAGGTCTATGACAAGTTCTTCAGGACCAGGAATATCTTTAAAACAAGAAGGAATCTCATATTTATGTGCAAATCATTATCCTTGTGTAATTGTAAATGTGCAAAGATGGGGACCTGGTCTTGGTTCACTAGATTCAGCACAAACAGACTACCTAAGAGACACTAGAGGGGGAGGAAATGGAGATTATCATCTAATAGTTTATGCACCAAATAGTATTCAAGAAACTGTAGATTTAATGTATAACTCATTTGATGTAGCGGAGAAATATAGAGTGCCTGTTGAAATTTTGACAGAAGCAGCTTTAGGTCAAATGATGGAACCAGTAGAGTTTCCTGAATTTAAGAAAAGAGAAGAAGACTTAGGTTGGACTTATGATGGAAGCAATAGAGACCATGCAAAAGTTCCAGATAACCAAAAACCAGCTTTTTGTATGGAAAAGCGTATGAAAATAACTGAAAATGAACAACAATGGGAAGATTATCAAGTTGAAGATGCAGAATATGTGTTTGTAGCGTTCGGTATACCATCAAGAACAACTATGAATGCGGTTAGAAGACTTAGAGAACAAGGCGAAAAAGTTGGAATAATAAGACCAATAACAGTGTGGCCTTTCCCATATAAAGCATTTGAAAAGGTAAATAAAGATGTAAAAGGATTTATCTCAGTAGAGTCAACTGATACAGGGCAGTTAGTAGAGGATGTTGCATTAGCTTCAAAGAAAATATGCAAAGAAAATGTACCTGTTTATGGATTATTTAGTGGAAATCATATACCAAAAACATTACAAGTAATGGACACTTACAGCAAAATAAAATCTGGCGAAATTAAGGAGGTGTTCTAA
- a CDS encoding 2-oxoglutarate oxidoreductase produces MATDRLTPSIVSIPNKFCPGCGHGIVNRIIAEVIEENGYEKNHVLTLGVGCVCNMNFSWNGDKMQTAHGRASSTAIGVKVARPDMLVMTYQGDGDAYVIGLSETLNTAYRNHNITVFVINNNNFAMTGGQMSWTTMPGQVTTTSVNGRDIKTTGSPLKVPEMVANYFDVAYVARGSVHSPKEIINLKKYIKNAIEAQLNGEGYSLVEILAPCPTNWGVSLEKSIQWIEEEIVPYYTLGEFKQRDGE; encoded by the coding sequence ATGGCTACAGATAGATTAACACCTAGCATTGTTTCAATACCAAATAAATTTTGCCCAGGTTGTGGTCATGGAATAGTAAACCGTATAATAGCAGAAGTGATAGAAGAAAATGGATATGAAAAAAATCATGTATTAACTTTAGGCGTTGGCTGTGTTTGTAATATGAATTTTAGCTGGAATGGAGATAAGATGCAAACCGCACATGGTAGAGCTTCATCTACAGCTATAGGAGTAAAAGTAGCACGACCAGATATGTTAGTTATGACTTATCAAGGTGATGGAGATGCATATGTTATAGGTCTTTCTGAAACATTAAATACTGCATATAGAAATCATAATATAACTGTGTTTGTAATAAATAACAATAACTTTGCAATGACTGGTGGTCAAATGTCATGGACTACTATGCCAGGTCAAGTTACAACAACAAGTGTAAATGGAAGAGATATAAAAACTACTGGTAGTCCATTAAAAGTTCCTGAAATGGTGGCAAATTACTTTGATGTAGCCTATGTAGCAAGAGGTTCAGTTCATAGTCCAAAAGAAATAATTAATCTAAAAAAATATATAAAAAATGCTATAGAAGCTCAATTGAATGGAGAGGGATATTCATTGGTTGAAATATTAGCACCTTGCCCAACTAACTGGGGTGTATCATTAGAAAAATCTATCCAGTGGATTGAAGAAGAAATAGTGCCATATTATACTCTTGGCGAATTTAAGCAAAGGGATGGTGAATAG
- a CDS encoding 2-oxoacid:acceptor oxidoreductase family protein — translation MEKELVFAGFGGQGVLTLGLIVAESALELGKQVTWMPAYGPTMRGGKAYSVVKFSDESIGGPDMEEIDVLVAMNKPSLDYINLVKEGGTVVINTSAIDENIVLREDVNVVKINCQELAQKANNPKAANVVVLGALVAKTGLFEKELAIKTMCDFFEEKGKGKFNVQNEAAFMEGYNNAI, via the coding sequence ATGGAAAAAGAGTTAGTATTTGCAGGATTTGGTGGTCAAGGAGTCTTAACTTTAGGTTTAATTGTGGCTGAATCAGCACTTGAATTAGGAAAACAAGTTACTTGGATGCCAGCATATGGTCCAACTATGAGAGGTGGAAAAGCATACAGTGTGGTTAAGTTTTCTGATGAGAGTATAGGTGGACCTGATATGGAAGAAATAGATGTTTTAGTAGCAATGAATAAGCCATCCTTAGATTATATAAATTTAGTAAAAGAAGGAGGAACAGTAGTTATTAATACGTCTGCTATAGATGAAAATATAGTATTAAGAGAAGATGTAAATGTAGTTAAAATAAATTGTCAGGAATTAGCTCAAAAGGCAAACAATCCAAAAGCCGCAAATGTAGTAGTTCTTGGAGCATTGGTTGCAAAAACAGGATTATTTGAGAAAGAATTAGCTATAAAAACTATGTGTGATTTCTTTGAGGAAAAAGGAAAAGGCAAATTTAATGTTCAAAATGAAGCAGCATTCATGGAAGGCTATAATAACGCCATTTAA